The Bombus huntii isolate Logan2020A chromosome 11, iyBomHunt1.1, whole genome shotgun sequence genome includes a window with the following:
- the LOC126871338 gene encoding probable helicase with zinc finger domain — translation MVDHSYRMDGEVKTHFPSGFAEKVQHDWVKSENPETIITCKDTNNVLIFSNKSLCCRSTINNVIFCWDFEIVTNGKQLQRIALTLDQNRRNFALKSVMRNTVNIGITNGQEWYNSELDNSNVNENALKEEHYLVKICFVANKYGTYRQNVIFYFGEYPVIIQKICMDSVPIEDFTRIHEATNYQFSQNPKIWNNGTCQICRFDSPFVSTKDPKEDKLSMMYPYPDRSNFFLTQESLTDDRLTPENYRGRLHELITVEELARHEQIARYNETSYMRLHSYYVLTSAGDGSTIAKYAPPGELFAQLPLSRSISEDTKSGRLFLRGCNKVLLKSLSQSSNVIYEAYIEDKCTHTVYVRLSKECVHALNLTANTDVHVQVQFLLNRLPFCEWHRSVDSLPDIGLVFLNKAHKNMEESSFLNLLGTNASSFGFSLLNVEQEKALAVITASTNISMPPILLLGPFGTGKTFTIAQALRFLLTTSSEYKILLCTHSNSAADLYVKEFFDVWYKCENNPRLKPIRIYYKGRSRNTVHPVVQEYSLMKPNGTFRNPTEEDLRDCGLIVTTLATSSSLTSLNLLFTHIVIDEAAQALECEVLIPLALATPQTRLVLAGDQMQLAPEIYSDLASERGLGISLLERIYGMYPQTHPCRIHLHENYRAHEDIIKFTSEMFYDGIVKSPSQTHHIDIIQHPTLKPLTFYAVQGVEVQDIHSTGYANMNEVFELVNRVQELRNNWPTDRWGAYGEKSIGVLVYYAEQVQRIRAELRERRMTDVSVERVLNVQGKQFIAVFISTVRTKHCCRYSAERNVKDYGFLTNPRLLNTAMTRAKCLVAVVGDPVALFTIGSCRKLWQRYLEIADLRGIDRETLKYLLSLVPELPLITPLNPLAREFVPRNSFYLVEYVPVPMLYPVFHYPFYSA, via the exons ATGGTCGATCACTCGTATCGAATGGACGGAGAGGTTAAAACCCACTTTCCTTCCGGCTTCGCCGAGAAGGTGCAGCACGACTGGGTGAAATCGGAGAATCCTGAGACGATAATAACGTGCAAGGATACGAACAATGTGTTAATTTTCTCGAACAAGAGTCTCTGTTGCCGTTCGACCATTAACAATGTAATTTTCTGTTGGGACTTTGAGATCGTGACGAACG GTAAACAGTTACAAAGAATAGCACTAACCTTGGATCAGAATCGCAGAAATTTTGCATTGAAATCTGTTATGCGTAATACTGTTAATATTGGAATTACAAATGGCCAGGAATGGTACAATTCAGAATTGGACAATTCAAATGTAAACGAAAATGCACTAAAGGAAGAGCATTATTTAGTCAAAATTTGCTTTGTTGCCAATAAATATGGCACGTATCGCCAGAATGTCATTTTTTACTTTGGAGAGTATCCAGTGATAATTCAAAAGATTTGTATGGATTCTGTACCAATCGAAGACTTTACCAGGATTCACGAAGCGACCAATTATCAATTCTCACAGAATCCAAAGATATGGAATAATGGAACGTGCCAGATTTGCAGGTTTGATTCACCTTTTGTATCAACGAAAGACCCAAAGGAGGACAAACTGTCCATGATGTATCCATATCCAGATAGAAGCAATTTTTTCTTGACTCAAGAATCTCTCACAGACGATCGTTTAACTCCAGAAAATTATAGAGGTCGTCTTCATGAGTTAATTACGGTGGAGGAGCTAGCTCGACATGAACAGATAGCTAGATATAATGAAACCTCCTACATGCGTCTTCATAGTTACTACGTTTTGACTTCTGCAGGTGATGGATCCACCATTGCCAAATATGCACCACCGGGTGAACTCTTTGCTCAG CTGCCGCTAAGCCGCAGTATCTCAGAAGATACGAAAAGCGGCAGGCTGTTCCTGAGAGGTTGCAATAAAGTACTCTTGAAGAGCTTATCACAATCGTCGAATGTAATATACGAAGCGTACATAGAGGATAAGTGCACGCACACAGTGTACGTTAGATTGTCGAAAGAGTGTGTGCATGCGTTAAACTTGACAGCCAATACGGATGTACACGTGCAAGTTCAATTCCTATTGAATCGGTTGCCCTTCTGCGAGTGGCACAGGAGCGTGGATAGTTTGCCCGACATTGGCCTAGTATTTCTAAACAAAGCTCACAAAAATATGGAAGAAAGTAGTTTTCTAAATTTGTTAGGCACAAACGCGAGCAGTTTCGGATTTTCTTTGCTGAACGTAGAACAGGAAAAGGCATTGGCGGTAATAACAGCCTCTACTAATATCTCCATGCCACCGATCTTGCTACTAGGACCATTTGGAACCGGGAAAACGTTTACTATTGCTCAGGCACTACGATTTTTGCTGACAACAAGCTCAGAATATAAAATCCTACTCTGCACACACAGCAACAGTGCGGCAGATCTTTATGTCAAAGAATTCTTCGACGTTTGGTATAAATGTGAAAATAATCCACGATTGAAACCAATCAGAATCTATTACAAAGGTAGATCCAGGAACACG GTACATCCAGTGGTTCAGGAGTACAGTTTGATGAAACCGAACGGTACCTTCCGCAATCCGACCGAGGAAGACCTTAGAGACTGTGGTTTGATTGTGACCACTTTGGCCACGTCTAGCTCTCTAACCAGCTTAAATCTATTGTTCACGCATATAGTGATCGATGAGGCTGCTCAAGCATTAGAGTGCGAAGTCCTCATACCTTTAGCCTTAGCTACCCCACAAACTCGTTTAGTTCTGGCCGGCGATCAGATGCAACTTGCGCCAGAAATATATAGTGACCTAGCTAGCGAACGGGGTCTGGGTATAAGTTTATTGGAAAGGATCTATGGAATGTACCCACAAACTCATCCATGCAGGATTCACCTGCATGAGAATTATCGTGCTCACGAGGACATCATTAAATTTACCTCGGAGATGTTCTACGACGGAATCGTCAAGTCTCCTAGCCAAACACACCACATAGACATAATACAGCACCCCACGTTAAAGCCTTTAACCTTTTATGCTGTTCAAGGCGTGGAAGTGCAG GACATCCACTCGACAGGCTACGCGAACATGAACGAGGTATTCGAGCTCGTTAACCGCGTGCAGGAGCTGCGTAACAATTGGCCAACGGATCGTTGGGGTGCCTATGGTGAGAAGTCAATCGGTGTGCTCGTCTATTACGCGGAGCAGGTGCAGAGGATTCGTGCGGAACTGAGGGAACGCAGGATGACGGACGTGTCGGTGGAGAGGGTGTTAAACGTTCAGGGGAAGCAGTTCATCGCTGTGTTTATCAGCACGGTGCGTACCAAGCACTGCTGTCGATACTCCGCGGAGAGGAACGTGAAGGACTATGGCTTCTTGACCAATCCCAGACTTCTGAACACTGCTATGACACGGGCTAAATGTCTGGTAGCAGTGGTGGGCGATCCTGTTGCTCTGTTCACCATTGGTTCCTGCAGGAAGCTCTGGCAGAGATACCTGGAGATAGCTGATTTACGCGGTATCGACAGGGAAACTCTGAAGTATCTTTTGAGTCTGGTACCCGAGCTTCCGTTGATTACACCGCTGAACCCATTAGCGAGGGAGTTTGTACCCAGAAATAGCTTTTATCTGGTGGAGTACGTGCCGGTTCCAATGCTGTATCCGGTGTTCCATTATCCCTTTTATTCTGCGTAA